A genome region from Carya illinoinensis cultivar Pawnee chromosome 2, C.illinoinensisPawnee_v1, whole genome shotgun sequence includes the following:
- the LOC122300593 gene encoding 2-(3-amino-3-carboxypropyl)histidine synthase subunit 2 isoform X2, producing the protein MISRLKECLLLSPTFFRALMLKFISCRTTNLPAFFVIGKAPVSVPNCIKSLSSYALTNDKHILVLYGLEYAYSIKHIREALVEASKLSNSKSELEVRFADVSCSVMNSSDDHRSSTGLVEPAGVCTDDNIFGMAPDNRYKIGSLIWTLPEGHRMEDYLLFWIGSDNPEFATVVLTFNGCDIVRYNPKENRLVTDVSQQKRILKRRYYLVEKAKDANIVGILVGTLGVAGYLHMIHQMKDLITGAGKKVYTLVVGRPNPAKLANFPECDVFIYVSCAQTALLDSKEYLAPVITPFEAMLAFNRGSQWTGAYVMEFQGLINSSLVEVKESEEARFSFLSGGYVEDVDLQGKEIGKEEEGTLALANAMEKVLQLRDNPNSLKKGTSRSGPEYFAARSYQGLDMHYDNSLPEPYLIGRSGRASGYEDEKNRQVEL; encoded by the exons ATGATTAGTAGATTGAAGGAATGCCTGCTGCTAAGTCCCACCTTTTTCAGAGCACTGATGTTGAAGTTCATATCTTGCAG GACAACAAATCTTCCTGCATTCTTTGTCATTGGAAAAGCTCCTGTTAGCGTACCCAACTGCATCAAAAGTCTTTCAAGTTATGCTTTGACCAATGACAAGCATATCCTG GTCCTTTATGGGCTGGAATATGCTTATTCGATAAAGCATATAAGAGAAGCATTGGTAGAGGCATCAAAGTTATCCAATTCCAAATCTGAATTAGAAGTCCGTTTTGCCGATGTCAGTTGTTCAGTTATGAATTCATCTGATGATCATAGAAGCTCCACTGGACTTGTGGAACCAGCTGGTGTTTGTACTGATGATAACATTTTTGGTATGGCACCTGATAATAGATATAAGATTGGGAGTTTGATCTGGACTTTACCTGAAGGACACAGAATGGAGGACTACTTGCTTTTTTGGATTGGGTCTGACAACCCAGAATTTGCGACTGTTGTACTGACATTTAATGGCTGTGATATAG TCAGATACAATCCAAAAGAGAACCGGTTGGTGACGGATGTGTCTCAGCAGAAAAGGATTCTTAAGCGCCG ATATTACCTAGTCGAAAAGGCAAAGGATGCTAATATTGTTGGGATTTTGGTGGGAACTCTTGGTGTAG CTGGTTACCTTCACATGATTCACCAGATGAAAGACCTGATCACAGGAGCTGGGAAAAAGGTCTATACTCTTGTTGTTGGGAGACCAAACCCTGCAAAACTTGCCAACTTTCCCGAG TGCGATGTTTTCATTTATGTGTCTTGTGCCCAAACTGCCCTTCTGGATAGCAAAGAGTATCTAGCTCCTGTTATCACTCCATTTGAAGCCATGCTTGCTTTCAACAG AGGAAGTCAATGGACAGGAGCATATGTGATGGAGTTCCAGGGTTTGATCAATTCGTCTCTAGTGGAAGTTAAAGAGTCAGAAGAAGCAAGGTTTTCATTTTTGTCTGGTGGATATGTAGAAGATGTTGATCTGCAAG GAAAAGAAATTGGTAAGGAAGAAGAGGGAACTCTTGCCTTAGCCAATGCAATGGAGAAGGTTCTGCAATTGCGTGATAACCccaactctttaaaaaaaggtACATCTAGATCTGGGCCAGAGTATTTTGCAGCTCGATCTTACCAAGGTCTGGATATGCATTATGACAATTCCTTGCCGGAACCGTATTTAATTGGGAGGAGTGGGAGGGCATCAGGATACGAGGATGAGAAAAATAGACAAGTGGAATTATGA
- the LOC122300596 gene encoding endochitinase EP3-like produces the protein MAALSLKKNLLTLVLVVILVGALFPSNVKGQTVADIVTDDFFNGILNQASGDCPGKSFYTRAAFLSALSSYNQFGSGSADESKREIAAFFANVAHETGSLCYIEEINGASQDFCDESNTQYPCNPDKKYYGRGPLQLTWNYNYGAAGNSIGFDGLNSPETVASDPVISFKTALWFWMTNVHQVLNQGFGATIRAINGAIECNGGNSGAVQSRIQYYNQYCNQLGVAPGDNLSC, from the exons ATGGCTGCACTCAGCTTGAAAAAGAATCTACTAACCCTTGTTCTAGTTGTAATCTTAGTAGGAGCACTTTTCCCCAGCAATGTCAAGGGTCAAACCGTGGCCGATATTGTGACGGACGATTTCTTTAATGGGATACTTAATCAGGCGAGTGGAGATTGTCCAGGAAAGAGCTTCTACACAAGAGCTGCCTTCCTTAGTGCTCTTAGTTCGTATAATCAATTCGGGTCTGGTTCTGCTGACGAGTCCAAGCGTGAGATTGCTGCTTTTTTTGCTAATGTTGCACATGAGACAGGAT CTTTGTGCTACATAGAAGAGATAAACGGTGCCTCGCAAGACTTTTGTGATGAGAGCAATACACAATATCCATGCAACCCTGATAAGAAATACTATGGTCGTGGACCACTTCAACTAACTTGGAATTACAACTATGGAGCTGCTGGAAATAGCATTGGATTTGATGGATTAAACTCTCCTGAAACTGTAGCCTCAGACCCTGTTATTTCATTTAAGACAGCCTTATGGTTTTGGATGACCAATGTTCACCAAGTCCTAAACCAAGGGTTTGGTGCAACCATTCGAGCCATTAACGGTGCAATTGAATGCAATGGAGGAAACTCTGGTGCTGTCCAATCTCGCATCCAATATTACAATCAATATTGCAACCAACTCGGTGTTGCTCCCGGTGATAATCTCAGTTGCTAG
- the LOC122300593 gene encoding 2-(3-amino-3-carboxypropyl)histidine synthase subunit 2 isoform X1: protein MDFESNYEIARTAEFLLSRNFTRVALQFPDELLKDSTRVVRALRDQLRSLRKCGAEQNGGNKDVRLFVMADTTYGSCCVDEVGALHVNAECVVHYGHTCLSPTTNLPAFFVIGKAPVSVPNCIKSLSSYALTNDKHILVLYGLEYAYSIKHIREALVEASKLSNSKSELEVRFADVSCSVMNSSDDHRSSTGLVEPAGVCTDDNIFGMAPDNRYKIGSLIWTLPEGHRMEDYLLFWIGSDNPEFATVVLTFNGCDIVRYNPKENRLVTDVSQQKRILKRRYYLVEKAKDANIVGILVGTLGVAGYLHMIHQMKDLITGAGKKVYTLVVGRPNPAKLANFPECDVFIYVSCAQTALLDSKEYLAPVITPFEAMLAFNRGSQWTGAYVMEFQGLINSSLVEVKESEEARFSFLSGGYVEDVDLQGKEIGKEEEGTLALANAMEKVLQLRDNPNSLKKGTSRSGPEYFAARSYQGLDMHYDNSLPEPYLIGRSGRASGYEDEKNRQVEL, encoded by the exons ATGGATTTTGAATCTAATTATGAGATTGCCCGCACCGCTGAGTTTCTTCTCTCTCGGAACTTCACCAGAGTCGCTTTACAG TTCCCAGATGAACTATTGAAGGATTCCACGAGAGTGGTGAGAGCTCTGCGCGACCAACTTCGGTCACTGAGAAAATGTGGCGCCGAACAAAATGGAGGCAACAAAGATGTTAGATTGTTTGTGATGGCGGACACAACATACGGCAGTTGCTGCGTTGACGAGGTTGGAGCGTTGCACGTTAATGCCGAGTGTGTTGTACATTATGGGCACACTTGTCTCAGCCC GACAACAAATCTTCCTGCATTCTTTGTCATTGGAAAAGCTCCTGTTAGCGTACCCAACTGCATCAAAAGTCTTTCAAGTTATGCTTTGACCAATGACAAGCATATCCTG GTCCTTTATGGGCTGGAATATGCTTATTCGATAAAGCATATAAGAGAAGCATTGGTAGAGGCATCAAAGTTATCCAATTCCAAATCTGAATTAGAAGTCCGTTTTGCCGATGTCAGTTGTTCAGTTATGAATTCATCTGATGATCATAGAAGCTCCACTGGACTTGTGGAACCAGCTGGTGTTTGTACTGATGATAACATTTTTGGTATGGCACCTGATAATAGATATAAGATTGGGAGTTTGATCTGGACTTTACCTGAAGGACACAGAATGGAGGACTACTTGCTTTTTTGGATTGGGTCTGACAACCCAGAATTTGCGACTGTTGTACTGACATTTAATGGCTGTGATATAG TCAGATACAATCCAAAAGAGAACCGGTTGGTGACGGATGTGTCTCAGCAGAAAAGGATTCTTAAGCGCCG ATATTACCTAGTCGAAAAGGCAAAGGATGCTAATATTGTTGGGATTTTGGTGGGAACTCTTGGTGTAG CTGGTTACCTTCACATGATTCACCAGATGAAAGACCTGATCACAGGAGCTGGGAAAAAGGTCTATACTCTTGTTGTTGGGAGACCAAACCCTGCAAAACTTGCCAACTTTCCCGAG TGCGATGTTTTCATTTATGTGTCTTGTGCCCAAACTGCCCTTCTGGATAGCAAAGAGTATCTAGCTCCTGTTATCACTCCATTTGAAGCCATGCTTGCTTTCAACAG AGGAAGTCAATGGACAGGAGCATATGTGATGGAGTTCCAGGGTTTGATCAATTCGTCTCTAGTGGAAGTTAAAGAGTCAGAAGAAGCAAGGTTTTCATTTTTGTCTGGTGGATATGTAGAAGATGTTGATCTGCAAG GAAAAGAAATTGGTAAGGAAGAAGAGGGAACTCTTGCCTTAGCCAATGCAATGGAGAAGGTTCTGCAATTGCGTGATAACCccaactctttaaaaaaaggtACATCTAGATCTGGGCCAGAGTATTTTGCAGCTCGATCTTACCAAGGTCTGGATATGCATTATGACAATTCCTTGCCGGAACCGTATTTAATTGGGAGGAGTGGGAGGGCATCAGGATACGAGGATGAGAAAAATAGACAAGTGGAATTATGA